The Lepeophtheirus salmonis chromosome 13, UVic_Lsal_1.4, whole genome shotgun sequence genome segment GTTGTAAAATCTAAACGAATATAAGTAACCTTTTCATTGGGCTTCTAAATTAGtcattacaatttattattacttaattaatcatCTTCAAGAGTAGTCAATTAGTGATCATTATATAATGGAAGTAAATAATTTGacactataaatatttatttaacatgttttaaataaaatttgtgattCAATCAGGTAGAAGGATCGTTAATTGTGTGATTGAGGCTCAAAGctataatgcaaaaataatgtttctctaaattcatatatttgaaCATCGATCCACATAACTATTTGTCATTTATGTAATTAGTTTGTAAGTACCTCAATTTGCCAGAGGCTATATCTTATAACGATCGCAGTTATAAATAAGTAACGAAAAAATTATCCGTGCTTGAGTTAgtgaaacaaacaaatattgtgCTCCTATGGAACTTTATATAAAAGCTTCACTTCACCACTCACATCATCAGTCAACTTATTTCCATTCTCCAAAAATCAAAGGTAAAGGAGAATAATAACGATAAAATAAGGTAGTCTAATCATATTATCTTATCTAATCTACGATAGATGCATATACAAACGGTCTCTGTCGTCTTTACGCTCCTTCTTGCGACACATTTTGCTGAGGGAATTTTCTTCCCCACTGCAGCGGTGGTTCCGGGGGCGGTTGCAGCCACAGGGGCTACAGCTATTGCAACATCTGTTGCTCCGAATCTTATAGGAATCATTGGAGCAGCTGCTGGAGCTAAACTCCTAGGTTTGGGCGCACTTGCATTAGCCAATCGTGGAGGAGGAGGCAGAAATGGACGTCGACGACCAAGATTCAGAGGACGTCGTGATGTGGATTCTGAGGGAGAGGACAGTAAAGTACAAGAGGAGATTGACTCCAGTCcctatatcaaaattattcatgaattagAGCCAGAGGAGTGTATGCGaaaaatgatttgcagtttAGCAGCTTCGAATAAACAGGATAATCCCATTTTGTTTGCCTTTGGGAATGTGAGTCTTAATCCATCCCATTTCATGAAGCTCAGAAATTAATgcattcattttaatttcttacaGAATTCGGAAGAATTATCAATCGATAAGGATGCCTTTAAAATTGGATTTGACTACAAAACTGCTGCCAAGGTTGGAAGTTATGTCAAGGATATTAGGAAATGTGAAATTAGATACAAATGTTCCATTGGCATAAATCAACTTTTGGATATTGCCAATCTTTAAGTATCCCTAACTCTAGTTTagcatttcttataaaattatccTTAATTCTCATTTAAACTTGTTCcttaaaatgttattaactCAGATccttgttataaaatataaatatggttcattgacaatataattttttttttttaaattgtgcaataatataattacatgcaaatatgaaattaaaccAATTTGATTGTCTAACGAAATATACTTACAGTTcccttcataatttttaattacttaaacgaataaatcagggagcactatatacacgGAGAGTGCAcacattttcagaaaatacataggTTGCCTTAAACAAAACAGTtatccataatatatattcgtggcaaaaaaaaaaaaaaactctttgattTGATGAGATTACagatactaatttaattaattatttaacccAATGGCTTCTCACTTAAGAATCTATCGTACGTATTTTGACCAAAGTGCACTTGTGTAGAAGAATCCACCTATTCGTCCTCTTGCCTCAGTTTCCTTGTTTCTTCAGAAATAATTAATGGAAGAGTTCTGGctatttcaaagaaattcaaCACTCATAATATGTCTCTTTAATGACCAAGGAGAGACTCACGTAGAATTGAAAGAGCTCACATTGTTTTGTATTATGATTTTTCCAAAGAATCAGTAGTAAATTCATGAGTTACTATTAGACTGAAATGATGGATTCAAGGGAAGGAGGGTTGCTAAAGTCTGAACTATTGTAGTAGTATCGTTTCTATGCTTGTCCGAACAGAGTCATCACTAATGATAACGAGTAGTGACGTGTTTTCTTTACCTTAACGAGCTATTATTAAGGAAGGGAgcagtgtaaagaaaaaactaagttagttgattataaaagaaaaaatggttgttccatatcctcttttttcttttttggaacaGCTACCGGCTGaaactacatttattattgttatttaagcccaAGAACAAGAATAAGATTTTtaattgcagattttttttcaaaatcacgtttttaggTGTGTAATTTCGATTCAAAgccatattttaaaaggaaataactatatagatgaaaatttaaagtaataaaaattgataaaaacactGCAATAGTTGAAAGATAAAGTATTTATTCAGTTGTCTTAAATACAGTTCCTCCAAAATGGGGCTAATAACACCAAAAACAAGTAAAATGAAAGGTCTTATTTAGaagctattattttttcttatcttgtATTGTATGCAGCTAGAGGATTTGTTGGTGTGTCACTCAACTGTGTGGCACACAAAGAAGTTTGGGTCCATAAAATTACTTTAGAGGGGGgatttggtttttggattttttatgaaaaaaaatccaaaacataatttttttgacaaaaatttcaaaacattaaattttttaatccatttctattctcaaaaattatgtcaagtttttttttttttaaatccacaactGTTTGCAAAAAGTggaattatttgcaaaaataattcaattgtaaaatttaaaaaaaaaaaaattcaaagattaaattttttggataagaatttaaaatattaaattgtttggaataaaaatacatagctattcacagaaaattaaactagacttataatattaaactttttttaaaaacaatcaaatattaaattttctactagaaaaacaaaaatttcttaattcgGGGAGGAGAGTCCTAGCTCCCTTCAGTCCacatcctgcggacgcccctgtgtTATGTACCATTtgcaaaatattctttcaaaatctcaagtaccccttggagtgcctccaagtacccccAAAGGGTATGCATActccatttgagaaccactacaATAGAAGTTACGGCTTGATGTATGTCAATTCTAAAAATTGACTTGggtatttaaagtttatattatcttattttaacataaataactctctcaatttttatactattatgCTCAAAATTtgtaactaatttaataaaagtatattaattttttttttaattccattgaTTTCTGATAAATAACTTaacttatttaaagtttaaaagaaatctgatgtttataataaatatttcaaaataatgtgttaaatattttaaactaatatatattattttttttgtaaaagatacaatatattatagatttaagCAAATTTTGACTGTTTCAGATACTTTGTAGTTAATAAACTACAAGATcgtaaaataaacaatttgttaaTACTGAATATGAAACAAAGTCCTAATGCTCGCTGTGGATTGGAcagaatttttaataataataaaaaaattagaataagccttaaaataagattataatcTCTAAAATcacaagtaaatttaaaatatgcttTATGTAGATCTTGAGAATAAAGAAATGATCCTATGTTGtcaaaaatatagttgtttCTAAAAGAtctaattttactaaaaaatgtcatcaaatccCAGTTAAATCAAGATGATCACTCTTCGCTGAGTGCCCCCGTCTAGAAATATTTAGACTGTAGACTGTGTGTATCTCTAAATATGAAGGGTCTTATAAACACAAGGTCAATTTATCTATAGGTCATTATTCCTTTTCGATTGTCTGTAAGAAGGAATTCCCCTCCAAAAACAAAGGCCCTGTACTATGGAGTTTTAAATTCCAGGGCATAAATAGCCAAAAACTCACTTGGGAGAGCCGATCAGAGTAAATGATTTTAGAGGCATTTTAATAAATGCCACAGCAAGAGACTTtgcttttaatatcaaaataccaaGAGTCTATGGAATGTTATGGGACTTTGTCTCTGACATAGTGAGGCGCATACCCTCTAAATCAGAACATCacctgaaaaatttaaaacataatgaGGAATTTTTAGATAACATCATTGCCTCTCAGATAAGCTATAGCTGTGGAAATTTTTGTTACtgtaagttttattataaattgtaaccTTTTCTTAGTATTTGTGTCcatactttcaatatttttgttaatttttttccatttttattttacttctaatattgtttaatgataactttatttttgtatctcattttttatattgagacattaaaaaaaacaaaaacagaacgaataaataaatttgtttatccctggaggtctaattttaaattaaaacattatatattttatattgttataatggAACTTCTCTaggtattttattgaataattaattttgtaaaaatgtaatagttaatcaaaaaagaccaccaaaaaaataaactcgtgattgatataagaataaataatataaaggaaagctcattttgtaaaaatgagttCAAGCCAATtggtacatttatatatatatatatgaaagatCAAGTTCACCTAATAGTGCAAAAAATGATTGCATTaaggatttatataaaatacaatattttgttgaatcCGCCTCACACTAGTCTAAAAGAGTACTCTTGCAAGTAATATAAATAGCAAGTCAACTCCGGGTTTTGTGAAAATCatgcattttgataaataaataaaaatgttgttaaaaagatgattaaaaaaacaataaaaattacatttgttagTAAGTGATAAAACAGCTATGCTGTATTGGTTAATGTCAAGTCATACATCTTCTTCCACGCACTACAATtatgattgaataaaatatataattctggctctaacataaataaaataaaatataagtattatcagaatatgaatattacctATACAATagctacaattataaaatttaaatatattaaaaataaaatgaaaacatatttgagtGGATTGCttagattgatttttattaattaaaaacagaaaTTTCTTGATGAAGTAGAACAAAAGAAGACACCCACAACactttatcctcaacaagagatgctcgaattcCAATATCTACGGGGGTGATAACCGGATGAAAATTTTGCCGAAGAAGAAAACGAAGCAAAGCTTAGCTTCAAACGAGTGTAGAGTTGACTCTTTTCAATGAATGTCACACGTTGATACTATGACGGGATCCGTTAACATTCAGACTCTGATCAAATGCTCTAGatgtgaaatataataaaactaaaatatacaacaatttaaaatttaaatgcttttttactttgacaattttataaGCCTAAGATCATTCGTATCATTCACAAAGACCTGAAGAAGTGGACTTTTGTGTTCTCCAAGAATTAGGACCAAAGGAAGATACtcttaacttgatcatccatctcaagaaatGATCTTAGTCTTATTCAGAACTCCGTATTCCACGAGGGATGACGGGATGTAAATTCATCTGAGATAAACTAGAAGGGTTCATAAGAGTAGAGTGGGTTCCTTCATTGGGGAAGGGAATTCTAGGATAGaaacaatgaagagatccattcatgatgagtagatagttttaatattgaaaatatacttaaagaataattattttattagaatttgtgTATATCGCGGAATTATGTTATGATGacgatattaattattaatattacttattacagggtatgacgtcattatgggATATTAAAATCTCAAACATATTAAGATAATGTAGTCTATTTGCTAGTTGATTCTTCTAAAAATGGGATCCCtcaaaaaatacatgaaatCCAACTTATGTCCTGTATCACtttgaatgatgaataagttgtAATGGTCTCcggaagagtgtcgtttttcattattttcagtctaaaaatgaaaatatgttgaGTTCAATAGAGAATACAGAATCATTATAAACACATTTATTATCGCAATTTGCCTATAAACAACAGTTTTATTCATCGcacttcaatttggtgattttcttaatgataaaaaatgtttctaaacAATTATCATCTCGAATTAaaccttaaaattaaatatttctaaaaccTAACAACCCAGAGAAAAAACACAGATCAGT includes the following:
- the LOC121128045 gene encoding uncharacterized protein; translation: MHIQTVSVVFTLLLATHFAEGIFFPTAAVVPGAVAATGATAIATSVAPNLIGIIGAAAGAKLLGLGALALANRGGGGRNGRRRPRFRGRRDVDSEGEDSKVQEEIDSSPYIKIIHELEPEECMRKMICSLAASNKQDNPILFAFGNNSEELSIDKDAFKIGFDYKTAAKVGSYVKDIRKCEIRYKCSIGINQLLDIANL